From Heliomicrobium modesticaldum Ice1, a single genomic window includes:
- a CDS encoding XdhC/CoxI family protein, with the protein MFAQEALTLAEASLQSGRVVSKRVSLEGEAARLLAEPFYPPDELVILGGGHVSQALVPVAVMLGYRVTVVDDRPAFAAPKRFPGAAKVICNDFVRAIEELHLQPSCAVAIITRGHRHDLRCLEALVGKRLGYLGMLGSRRRVQLIKDHLRASGVFEEDIEQVQMPIGLPIGAQTPEEIAVSIAAQLIQARRGGRGGAGITVQDLELLRTLVESARRGTSAVLATVVEARGSTPRKAGAKLLVFRDGQMRGTIGGGCIEAEARREALLLLDGGAAGLFSFSLDNDAAAEEGMACGGTMEVLLEPVTAV; encoded by the coding sequence TTGTTCGCGCAGGAAGCCCTTACCCTCGCCGAGGCGTCCCTGCAATCGGGCAGGGTTGTTTCCAAAAGGGTTTCTTTAGAAGGAGAAGCGGCGCGGCTGCTCGCTGAACCTTTTTACCCCCCCGATGAGTTGGTCATCCTTGGCGGCGGTCATGTCTCCCAGGCACTTGTTCCTGTCGCTGTCATGCTGGGTTATCGCGTCACCGTCGTCGACGATCGACCTGCTTTTGCCGCACCGAAGCGATTTCCCGGCGCGGCAAAGGTGATTTGCAACGATTTTGTCCGGGCCATCGAGGAACTACACCTGCAACCCAGCTGTGCCGTCGCCATCATCACCCGTGGCCATCGCCACGATCTCCGCTGCCTGGAAGCGTTGGTCGGGAAGCGGCTGGGTTATCTCGGTATGCTCGGAAGCCGACGCCGCGTTCAGTTGATCAAAGACCATCTGCGGGCTTCTGGCGTCTTTGAGGAAGACATCGAGCAGGTGCAGATGCCCATCGGTCTGCCCATCGGGGCGCAGACGCCGGAGGAGATCGCCGTCAGCATCGCTGCCCAGTTGATCCAGGCGCGAAGAGGCGGTAGAGGCGGCGCCGGGATTACGGTCCAGGACTTGGAACTGTTGCGGACCTTGGTCGAAAGCGCCAGGCGAGGTACCTCGGCTGTCCTTGCCACTGTGGTGGAAGCGCGGGGGTCGACACCGCGCAAGGCTGGCGCCAAGCTCTTGGTTTTCCGTGACGGCCAGATGCGCGGGACCATCGGTGGGGGATGCATAGAGGCGGAGGCGCGGAGAGAGGCGCTCCTGCTTTTGGATGGAGGCGCTGCGGGGCTTTTCTCTTTTTCCTTAGATAACGATGCGGCAGCGGAAGAGGGGATGGCCTGCGGCGGGACTATGGAAGTCCTGCTGGAACCCGTGACGGCTGTTTGA
- a CDS encoding dihydropyrimidinase, which translates to MGTLLRGGMIVTATESRRADLRIEGEQIAAIGENLERQLGDRVIDVTGALLFPGGVDAHTHFDLPVGDFATADDFASGSLAALFGGTTTIIDFATQFRGETLMTALENWHERTRGKCLCDYGFHMAITDWREKTPDEMAILVREKGVSSFKLYMAYKQFLQVDDGILFQALRRAREIGALVGLHCENGDVIDVLVREFRQQGKKAPWFHPRSRPPAVETEAVNRAIALARMVEAPLYIVHLSARQSLEAAEAARRQGLTVYVETCPQYLLLDESRYGSDGNCSGSGGNGSSSGGNRSNIDGNHSGRDGCCSVSRSIDGSDPFEGAKYVISPPLRSKEHKEALWSGLARGAIDTVATDHCAFFYRGQKDKGRDDFSRIPNGMPGVEHRLGLLYTYGVATGRISLNQFVSLTATRPAQLFGIFPRKGTIAVGADADIVVWDPATGMEITNDNHHYRLDYNPYAGFRQIGRPAHVFLRGRLIVRHGVLIDTTPGGRYLFRESSRILY; encoded by the coding sequence TTGGGCACCCTGTTGCGTGGCGGCATGATCGTGACTGCCACAGAGAGCCGCCGAGCCGACCTGCGGATCGAAGGAGAGCAGATCGCCGCCATCGGCGAAAACTTGGAAAGGCAGCTTGGCGATAGGGTCATCGATGTGACTGGCGCCTTGCTCTTCCCGGGCGGCGTCGACGCCCACACCCATTTTGATCTCCCTGTCGGTGACTTCGCCACTGCCGACGATTTTGCCAGCGGCAGTCTGGCCGCCCTGTTCGGTGGGACCACGACGATCATCGATTTTGCCACCCAGTTTCGCGGCGAAACGCTGATGACCGCCCTGGAGAATTGGCACGAACGGACGCGAGGCAAGTGCCTTTGCGACTACGGCTTTCACATGGCCATCACCGACTGGCGTGAGAAAACGCCTGACGAAATGGCGATCCTTGTTCGAGAAAAGGGAGTTTCTTCCTTTAAGCTGTACATGGCCTACAAACAGTTCCTTCAGGTTGACGACGGCATCCTCTTTCAGGCCTTGCGTCGGGCGCGGGAGATTGGCGCCCTCGTGGGGTTGCATTGTGAAAACGGTGATGTTATCGATGTGCTCGTCCGTGAGTTCCGCCAACAGGGAAAAAAAGCCCCCTGGTTTCATCCCCGGAGCCGGCCGCCGGCCGTTGAAACGGAAGCAGTGAACCGTGCCATCGCCCTGGCTCGGATGGTGGAAGCCCCCCTGTATATCGTTCACCTGTCGGCGCGGCAATCCCTGGAGGCCGCCGAAGCCGCTCGTCGGCAGGGCCTGACTGTCTATGTGGAGACCTGCCCCCAGTACCTGCTGCTTGATGAGAGCCGCTATGGCAGCGACGGCAACTGTTCCGGTAGCGGTGGCAATGGCTCCAGCAGTGGCGGCAACCGATCCAATATCGACGGCAACCACTCCGGTCGCGATGGCTGCTGCAGCGTCAGCAGATCCATCGACGGCAGCGACCCTTTCGAAGGCGCCAAGTATGTCATCTCGCCGCCCCTGCGCTCAAAAGAACATAAGGAAGCCCTTTGGTCCGGCCTAGCTAGGGGCGCCATCGACACGGTCGCCACCGATCACTGCGCTTTTTTTTATCGAGGCCAAAAGGATAAGGGCCGCGATGACTTCAGCCGGATCCCCAACGGCATGCCGGGCGTTGAGCATCGCCTGGGTCTGCTTTACACCTATGGCGTCGCAACAGGGCGCATCAGTCTGAACCAGTTTGTCTCTCTAACTGCCACTCGGCCAGCCCAATTGTTCGGAATATTCCCCCGCAAAGGAACCATTGCCGTTGGCGCTGACGCCGATATCGTCGTCTGGGATCCCGCGACCGGTATGGAAATCACCAACGACAACCATCACTACCGGCTGGACTATAACCCCTACGCGGGATTCCGGCAGATCGGACGCCCGGCCCATGTCTTTCTCCGGGGCCGTCTCATCGTCCGCCATGGCGTACTGATCGACACCACCCCGGGTGGTCGCTATCTCTTTCGTGAATCTTCGCGAATCCTGTATTGA
- the arcC gene encoding carbamate kinase, whose amino-acid sequence MKELVVVAIGGNSLIIDNSKTSVEDQYAAVCETAKHIAGIIEQGYEVIITHGNGPQVGFILRRSEIASEVAGMHHVPLVSCGADTQGAIGYQIQQAMDNEFKKRGMAKEAVTVITQVAVSPDDPAFQNPSKPIGSFYTKAQVENLQKAHPDWVLVDDAGRGYRRLVPSPLPQEIIEKEVILLLVRQGYCVIGVGGGGIPVVTQEDGSRKGVDAVIDKDFASSLLATDIGADILIISTGVPKVCLNYGTAEQKPLDRVTLGELKRYVAENHFAPGSMLPKVQAVISFLEGGGKKAIITNPESLEEAVAGRTGTHIYP is encoded by the coding sequence TTGAAAGAACTGGTCGTCGTAGCCATCGGCGGCAACTCGCTCATCATCGACAACAGCAAAACCTCTGTGGAGGACCAGTACGCCGCCGTCTGTGAAACGGCCAAACATATCGCCGGGATCATCGAGCAGGGCTATGAGGTGATCATCACCCACGGCAACGGTCCGCAGGTCGGCTTCATCCTCCGGCGCTCCGAGATCGCCAGCGAGGTGGCCGGCATGCACCATGTGCCCCTGGTCAGTTGCGGCGCCGACACACAGGGGGCCATCGGCTACCAGATCCAGCAGGCCATGGACAATGAGTTCAAAAAGCGCGGGATGGCCAAAGAGGCCGTTACTGTCATCACTCAGGTTGCCGTATCCCCTGACGACCCGGCTTTCCAAAACCCCTCCAAACCGATCGGCTCCTTCTATACAAAAGCCCAGGTCGAAAATTTACAAAAGGCCCACCCTGACTGGGTGCTGGTCGACGACGCCGGGCGCGGCTACCGCCGCCTCGTACCATCACCGCTGCCCCAGGAGATCATCGAAAAAGAGGTGATCCTCCTGCTCGTTCGTCAGGGCTACTGTGTCATCGGTGTCGGCGGCGGCGGTATCCCTGTCGTCACCCAGGAAGACGGCTCGCGAAAAGGAGTCGACGCTGTCATCGATAAGGATTTTGCCTCCAGCCTCTTGGCAACAGACATCGGCGCTGACATCCTGATCATCTCGACAGGCGTTCCGAAGGTTTGTCTGAACTATGGCACGGCGGAGCAAAAGCCTCTTGACAGGGTGACCCTGGGGGAACTGAAGCGGTACGTCGCCGAAAACCACTTCGCCCCCGGCAGCATGCTGCCGAAGGTGCAGGCTGTCATCTCTTTCCTCGAAGGAGGCGGCAAAAAAGCGATCATCACCAACCCGGAATCGCTGGAAGAGGCTGTCGCCGGGCGGACAGGGACGCATATCTATCCTTAA
- the xdhB gene encoding xanthine dehydrogenase FAD-binding subunit XdhB: MFDIARYDEARSVDEAVALLAANPQARLIAGGTDVLIRIREGKQPEAHLVGIRHIAALTRIERKDDGTLFIGAAATFSRIASDPLIRQCLPVLAEAVDTVGGPQIRRVATIGGNVCNGATSADSASTLFALDAILQIQGPKGIRLTPIHQFYRGPGKVNLGPAEVLTAIVIAPESYEGYGGHYIKYAMRKAMDIATLGCSVNCKVAGGNILADVRLAFGVAAPTPIRCPEAEGVVKGKPFSLELVESFGNAAAAEINPRTSWRASREFRLHLAKELSKQALVKAFQQAGGLIHGD, from the coding sequence GTGTTCGACATCGCCCGATATGATGAAGCCCGCTCCGTCGACGAGGCTGTGGCCCTGCTGGCGGCCAATCCCCAGGCCCGGTTGATCGCCGGCGGCACTGATGTGCTGATCCGCATCCGCGAAGGCAAGCAGCCCGAGGCCCATTTGGTCGGCATCCGCCATATCGCTGCGTTGACCCGCATCGAACGGAAGGATGACGGAACGCTCTTCATCGGCGCGGCAGCCACCTTCAGCCGTATCGCCTCCGACCCGTTGATCCGCCAGTGCCTTCCCGTCCTGGCGGAAGCCGTCGACACCGTCGGCGGTCCCCAGATCCGCCGTGTCGCCACTATCGGCGGCAACGTTTGCAACGGCGCCACATCGGCCGACAGCGCTTCGACCCTATTTGCCCTCGATGCAATCCTCCAGATCCAGGGGCCGAAGGGAATCCGATTGACGCCGATCCACCAGTTCTATCGGGGACCGGGCAAAGTCAACCTGGGCCCGGCCGAGGTGCTTACGGCGATCGTTATTGCGCCCGAAAGCTATGAGGGTTATGGCGGCCACTACATCAAATATGCTATGCGCAAGGCGATGGACATCGCTACCCTGGGCTGTTCCGTCAACTGCAAGGTAGCTGGGGGCAACATCCTCGCTGATGTGAGGCTCGCTTTTGGCGTGGCCGCGCCGACGCCGATCCGCTGTCCCGAGGCGGAAGGAGTTGTCAAAGGTAAACCCTTCAGCCTGGAATTGGTGGAATCCTTCGGCAACGCGGCAGCAGCCGAGATCAACCCGCGCACCTCCTGGCGGGCTTCCCGCGAATTCCGGCTTCACCTGGCCAAGGAACTGAGCAAACAGGCGCTGGTCAAGGCCTTTCAACAGGCAGGGGGGCTCATCCATGGCGACTAA
- a CDS encoding ornithine carbamoyltransferase yields the protein MQTIFRGRHFIDLEEFTKEEIDTMLEVSFDLKKQFAMGVPTPYLLHKTMFMMFFEQSTRTRNSMEAGLAQLGGHAGFLDSSSMQIAHGESAKDTAIILSRFGHAIACRYCNWGYGNKYLTEMARWSKVPIMNLQCDLYHPFQALADLMTMKEKIGDLKRTKVSIIWAYAESHKKPISVPVSQILLFPRYGMDVCLAHPRGWELPDWVIEKAKANAAKFGGTVTVTNNEEEAYENAHIVIPKNWGSWVNDQTGASVAGAAKVVDEKLMAQKSWKCTEAKMAMADKDVMYMHALPADRNNEVEDSVIDGPHSIVFDEAENRLHTAKAVMTLLMGGR from the coding sequence ATGCAGACGATTTTCCGCGGTCGCCACTTCATCGATCTCGAAGAATTCACCAAAGAAGAAATCGACACCATGCTGGAGGTCTCCTTTGACCTCAAGAAACAATTCGCCATGGGTGTGCCCACGCCGTACCTGCTCCACAAGACCATGTTCATGATGTTCTTCGAGCAGTCCACCCGGACCCGCAACTCCATGGAAGCCGGTCTTGCCCAACTGGGCGGCCACGCCGGATTCCTCGATTCAAGCAGCATGCAGATCGCCCATGGCGAGAGCGCCAAAGACACGGCCATCATCCTGTCCCGCTTCGGCCACGCCATCGCCTGCCGCTACTGCAACTGGGGCTACGGCAACAAGTACCTGACCGAGATGGCCCGGTGGTCCAAGGTTCCCATCATGAACCTCCAGTGCGACCTCTACCACCCCTTCCAGGCGCTGGCCGATCTGATGACGATGAAAGAGAAGATCGGCGACCTGAAGCGGACCAAGGTCTCCATCATCTGGGCCTATGCCGAGAGCCACAAGAAGCCCATCTCCGTGCCTGTATCCCAAATCCTGCTCTTCCCGCGCTACGGCATGGACGTCTGCCTCGCCCATCCAAGGGGCTGGGAATTGCCCGACTGGGTCATCGAAAAAGCCAAAGCTAACGCGGCCAAGTTCGGCGGCACTGTGACTGTCACCAACAATGAAGAAGAGGCTTACGAAAATGCCCATATCGTCATCCCGAAGAACTGGGGATCTTGGGTCAATGACCAGACAGGCGCTTCTGTCGCCGGTGCCGCGAAGGTCGTTGATGAAAAACTGATGGCCCAGAAGTCTTGGAAGTGCACCGAAGCGAAGATGGCCATGGCCGACAAGGATGTCATGTATATGCATGCCCTTCCGGCTGACCGCAACAACGAAGTGGAAGATTCCGTCATCGACGGTCCCCACTCCATTGTCTTTGATGAAGCCGAAAACCGCCTCCACACCGCCAAAGCCGTCATGACTTTGTTGATGGGTGGTCGTTAA
- a CDS encoding YgeY family selenium metabolism-linked hydrolase, whose amino-acid sequence MENKFAEVLKLAEKYKRDMSRFLRDLIAIPSESCNEQKVVLRIKEEMEKVGFDKVEIDPMGNILGYIGRGKHLIAMDAHIDTVGVGNLENWQYDPYLGYEDDEIIIGRGASDQTGGMVSLVYAGKIIKDLGLEEDYTLVIVGSVQEEDCDGLCWQYIINEDKLRPEFVVITEPTDGKIYRGQRGRMEIKVTTKGVSCHGSAPERGDNAIYKMADILKELRALHENLQDHPFLGKGSLTVSEIFHTSPSRCAVADSCWISIDRRLTAGEDAELALNQIRNLPAVKAAGAVVEMYTYERPAYTGLVYPTEAYFPTWLIDDAHPVCYTLEDAYKGLFRTEPVVDKWTFSTNGVSIMGRYGIPCVGFGPGHEDQAHAPNERTWKKELVMAAAMYAVIPSIYVSKYAAQMPKDTTHHQKN is encoded by the coding sequence TTGGAGAACAAGTTTGCCGAGGTTCTGAAACTGGCCGAGAAGTACAAACGGGATATGTCGCGGTTCTTGCGGGATCTGATCGCCATTCCCAGCGAGAGTTGCAACGAGCAGAAGGTCGTGCTCCGCATCAAAGAAGAGATGGAGAAGGTGGGCTTTGACAAGGTCGAGATCGACCCCATGGGCAACATCCTGGGGTATATCGGCCGTGGCAAACACCTGATCGCCATGGATGCGCACATCGACACGGTCGGTGTCGGCAACCTGGAAAACTGGCAGTACGACCCCTATCTCGGCTATGAAGACGATGAGATCATCATCGGTCGGGGCGCCAGCGACCAGACCGGCGGCATGGTTTCCCTGGTCTACGCCGGCAAGATCATCAAAGACCTGGGGCTGGAAGAGGACTACACCCTCGTCATCGTCGGCTCCGTCCAAGAGGAGGACTGTGACGGCCTCTGCTGGCAGTACATCATCAACGAAGACAAGCTCCGTCCCGAGTTCGTCGTCATCACCGAGCCGACTGACGGCAAGATCTATCGCGGCCAGCGGGGCCGCATGGAGATCAAGGTGACCACCAAGGGTGTCAGTTGCCACGGTTCAGCGCCGGAGCGGGGCGACAACGCCATCTATAAGATGGCCGACATCCTGAAGGAACTGCGGGCGCTCCACGAAAACCTGCAAGACCATCCCTTCCTGGGTAAGGGCAGTCTCACCGTTTCAGAGATCTTCCACACCTCGCCGTCGCGCTGCGCCGTCGCTGATAGCTGCTGGATCTCCATCGATCGTCGCCTGACCGCTGGGGAAGACGCCGAACTGGCCCTCAACCAGATCCGCAACCTCCCCGCCGTCAAGGCTGCCGGCGCTGTTGTCGAGATGTACACCTATGAACGTCCAGCCTACACCGGATTGGTTTACCCGACAGAGGCCTACTTTCCGACTTGGCTGATCGATGACGCCCACCCTGTCTGTTACACCCTCGAAGACGCCTACAAAGGGCTCTTCCGGACTGAACCAGTCGTGGACAAGTGGACCTTTTCCACTAACGGTGTCTCTATCATGGGCCGCTACGGCATCCCTTGCGTCGGCTTCGGCCCCGGCCACGAAGACCAGGCCCATGCTCCCAACGAACGGACCTGGAAAAAGGAACTGGTCATGGCGGCGGCCATGTACGCTGTCATCCCCTCCATCTATGTGTCGAAGTACGCGGCACAGATGCCGAAGGATACGACCCATCACCAAAAAAACTAG
- the xdhC gene encoding xanthine dehydrogenase subunit XdhC, with the protein MATKRIDCTVNGQKHSLEVGVGESLLEVLRNRLHLTGTKKGCGVGECGACTVLVDGEAIDSCLFLAVWADGKAIRTIEGEAKEGQLTKVQKAFVEEGAVQCGFCTPGFVMSVTALTEKGCHCDREGLKKELSGHMCRCTGYHNIINAAEKAMREK; encoded by the coding sequence ATGGCGACTAAGCGAATCGACTGTACCGTCAACGGGCAGAAACACTCCCTTGAGGTGGGAGTAGGCGAATCCCTTTTGGAAGTCCTGCGCAACCGCCTCCATCTGACGGGCACGAAAAAAGGCTGCGGCGTCGGCGAGTGCGGCGCTTGCACCGTCTTGGTTGACGGTGAAGCCATCGACTCCTGCCTCTTCCTCGCCGTCTGGGCGGACGGCAAAGCGATCCGCACCATCGAGGGTGAAGCTAAGGAGGGCCAGTTGACAAAGGTACAGAAGGCCTTTGTTGAGGAAGGCGCCGTCCAGTGTGGCTTCTGCACGCCTGGGTTTGTCATGTCTGTGACGGCGCTTACTGAAAAGGGATGCCACTGCGATCGGGAGGGGCTGAAAAAGGAACTCTCCGGACACATGTGCCGATGCACCGGGTATCACAACATCATCAACGCGGCTGAAAAGGCGATGAGAGAGAAGTAA
- a CDS encoding molybdopterin-binding protein, with product MKQRKVPLDEALGMVIPHDLTKIVRGEHKGPAFRKGHVIKPEDIPELQKMGKAHIFVLELEHGEIHEDDAGLRIAQAAAGKNVLTGRPKESRVNLTSAIRGLLKVNVAALLALNELEDLVFSCLSNYKPVEAGELLAATKVVPLVVPEQTVLDAEILCQTMGKIIEVVPYQALKAGIVVTGGEVYHKRIKDTFGPVLREKLQSYGASVFPVAYAPDDAGVIAEQIDLLAGQGAELILVSGGMSVDPDDVTPQGIRLSGAKVEKYGAPVLPGAMFLLAYKEEIPIIGMPACGMYFRITVLDLILPRLFAGEKLRRADIIALAHGGLCWNCSECRYPRCSFGQGGILRG from the coding sequence TTGAAGCAGCGAAAAGTTCCCCTTGATGAAGCGCTCGGTATGGTCATCCCCCATGACCTGACTAAGATCGTTCGAGGCGAGCATAAAGGTCCCGCCTTTCGCAAGGGACATGTCATCAAGCCGGAAGACATTCCCGAACTGCAAAAGATGGGCAAGGCGCATATCTTTGTACTCGAACTGGAGCATGGCGAAATCCATGAAGATGACGCCGGACTCCGGATCGCCCAAGCGGCGGCGGGAAAGAACGTGCTGACTGGTCGTCCGAAAGAGAGCCGCGTCAATCTGACCAGCGCCATCAGAGGTCTCTTGAAGGTGAACGTTGCGGCTTTGCTCGCCCTCAATGAGTTGGAGGACCTTGTCTTCTCCTGCTTAAGCAACTATAAGCCCGTCGAAGCGGGTGAACTCTTGGCAGCAACCAAAGTGGTACCCCTGGTTGTTCCCGAGCAAACTGTTCTCGATGCCGAGATCCTCTGCCAAACTATGGGGAAGATCATTGAGGTGGTTCCCTATCAAGCGCTGAAAGCGGGAATAGTAGTCACTGGCGGAGAAGTGTATCATAAACGGATCAAGGACACCTTTGGACCGGTTCTGCGGGAAAAGCTCCAATCCTACGGCGCTTCGGTCTTTCCCGTGGCCTACGCCCCCGACGATGCCGGGGTGATTGCCGAACAGATCGACCTGCTTGCCGGTCAAGGGGCCGAACTGATCCTGGTCAGCGGCGGCATGTCTGTCGACCCTGACGATGTGACGCCCCAGGGGATCCGTCTGAGCGGCGCCAAGGTGGAAAAATACGGGGCTCCTGTCCTGCCGGGCGCCATGTTTCTACTTGCATACAAGGAGGAAATTCCTATCATCGGCATGCCGGCCTGCGGCATGTACTTCCGGATCACCGTGCTGGACTTGATCCTGCCGCGTCTTTTCGCCGGCGAAAAGCTCCGGCGCGCCGATATCATCGCGCTGGCCCACGGCGGGCTCTGCTGGAATTGTTCGGAATGCCGATATCCGAGGTGCAGCTTTGGGCAGGGCGGGATCTTGCGCGGATAG
- the xdh gene encoding selenium-dependent xanthine dehydrogenase — MHKLKVNGVIHHVEGGEANLLDFLRDELRLTSMKNGCGEGACGACMVLVDGKAMRACLFTIAKADGKRIVTVEGFSHREKEAYAWAFAEAGAVQCGFCIPGMVISAKALLDKNQQPSKREIKEAIRGNICRCTGYVKIEKAIDLAAAVLRGDLNIPMTDNRLGVGISVHRVDAREKTLGIGEYVDDMQVEGMLYGAVLRPKAARLLIKKIDIAPAKALPGVEAVLTAKDIPGQRHWGFIAKDWPALVAEGEETRYIGDALAIVAASTRRIAREAVKAIRVEFEELEPIVTTAVALSEGAPSIHPKGNLLSKTHVRRGNPEAALARSAHVVTHRYTTPATEHAFLEPESALAIPGADGNLTVYVGTQSVYKDQQGIMAILGLPAEKVRVIAKLIGGGFGGKEDLSVQHHAALLAYATKKPVKLTLTRQESINVHPKRHAMEWEITTGCDAEGKLTAIVARIVADTGAYASLGPAVIERACTHVAGPYHVPNVDITGLCVYTNNPPAGAFRGFGVPQAAFACEGNMDLLAEKAGFSPWEFRFRNALAPGMTNATGQIADEGTAIRETLLAVRDAYASHPNAGIACAMKNTGIGVGLTDIGRVKLRVKDGVVRILTSAACIGQGMATIVSQIVAEVTGLPLERLTVAPPETGVTPDAGTTTASRQTLFTGEAARQAALALLEALNKTEKDGVPVSAQALEALEGREFSGEYHGITDPLNSPKANPVNHVAYSYATHVVLLDEQGRVSKVVAAHDVGRAINPKAIEGQIEGAVAMGLGFALREKFPLEGGIPQVKFGTLGLFRSTEMPEIETIIVEKNPSPLAFGAKGIGEIATIPVAPAVASAYYRSDRQRRFDLPLKGTPYDKG, encoded by the coding sequence ATGCATAAACTGAAGGTCAACGGCGTAATCCATCATGTCGAAGGCGGCGAAGCAAATCTTCTCGACTTTTTGCGCGATGAACTGCGGCTTACATCCATGAAAAACGGTTGCGGCGAGGGCGCCTGCGGCGCCTGTATGGTCCTCGTTGACGGCAAGGCCATGCGGGCCTGTCTGTTCACCATCGCCAAAGCCGACGGCAAAAGGATCGTCACCGTAGAAGGGTTCTCCCACCGGGAAAAAGAAGCCTACGCCTGGGCCTTTGCCGAGGCGGGCGCCGTCCAGTGCGGCTTCTGCATCCCCGGCATGGTGATCAGCGCCAAAGCGCTCCTCGATAAGAACCAGCAACCGTCAAAGCGGGAGATCAAAGAAGCCATCCGCGGCAACATCTGCCGTTGCACCGGCTATGTGAAGATTGAAAAAGCGATCGACCTGGCAGCGGCAGTGCTGCGCGGCGATTTGAACATACCGATGACCGATAACCGATTGGGTGTGGGCATCAGCGTCCACCGCGTCGACGCCCGCGAAAAGACGTTGGGAATCGGCGAGTACGTTGATGATATGCAGGTCGAGGGAATGCTCTATGGCGCGGTCTTGCGTCCGAAAGCTGCCCGCTTATTGATCAAAAAGATCGACATCGCTCCGGCCAAAGCGCTGCCCGGCGTGGAAGCGGTGCTTACCGCAAAAGATATCCCCGGGCAGCGCCACTGGGGCTTTATCGCCAAAGACTGGCCGGCCCTCGTTGCCGAAGGGGAGGAAACGCGTTACATCGGCGACGCCCTGGCCATTGTCGCCGCCAGCACGCGTCGGATCGCCCGGGAAGCGGTCAAAGCGATCCGCGTGGAATTTGAAGAACTCGAACCGATCGTCACGACGGCGGTGGCGCTGTCCGAAGGTGCGCCGTCGATCCACCCGAAGGGAAACCTGCTCTCTAAAACCCATGTTCGGCGCGGCAACCCCGAAGCCGCTCTGGCTCGGTCGGCCCATGTGGTCACCCATCGCTACACCACCCCGGCGACGGAGCACGCTTTTTTGGAGCCGGAGAGCGCTCTGGCCATTCCGGGGGCAGATGGCAATTTGACGGTGTACGTGGGCACCCAGAGCGTCTATAAGGATCAGCAGGGGATCATGGCCATCCTTGGCCTGCCGGCCGAGAAGGTGCGGGTGATCGCCAAGCTGATCGGCGGTGGATTCGGCGGCAAGGAAGACCTGTCGGTCCAGCACCATGCCGCGTTGTTGGCCTATGCCACGAAAAAACCGGTCAAGCTCACCTTGACCCGCCAGGAAAGCATCAACGTCCATCCCAAACGCCATGCCATGGAATGGGAGATCACCACCGGCTGTGACGCCGAGGGCAAGCTGACGGCTATCGTGGCCCGCATCGTCGCCGACACGGGCGCTTACGCCTCTCTCGGACCGGCGGTAATAGAACGGGCTTGCACCCATGTAGCCGGACCCTACCACGTGCCCAACGTTGACATCACCGGTCTATGCGTCTATACGAACAACCCGCCGGCCGGCGCATTCCGAGGCTTCGGCGTCCCCCAGGCCGCCTTCGCCTGTGAAGGCAACATGGATCTGTTGGCCGAAAAAGCAGGGTTCTCCCCGTGGGAATTCCGGTTTCGCAACGCTTTGGCGCCGGGGATGACCAACGCTACCGGGCAAATCGCCGACGAAGGAACGGCCATCAGGGAGACCCTGTTGGCGGTTCGAGACGCCTATGCCTCCCATCCCAACGCGGGCATCGCCTGCGCCATGAAGAATACCGGCATCGGCGTCGGTCTGACCGACATCGGCAGGGTGAAGCTGCGCGTCAAGGACGGTGTGGTGCGCATCCTGACGAGCGCCGCCTGCATCGGTCAGGGTATGGCCACCATCGTTTCGCAGATCGTCGCCGAGGTGACGGGCCTGCCGCTGGAACGCCTGACAGTCGCCCCGCCCGAAACGGGGGTCACACCCGACGCCGGGACGACGACCGCCTCCCGGCAGACCTTGTTCACCGGCGAGGCCGCCCGCCAAGCCGCCTTAGCGTTGCTGGAGGCGCTAAATAAAACGGAAAAGGACGGCGTCCCTGTGTCAGCGCAAGCATTGGAGGCGTTGGAAGGCCGAGAGTTCTCCGGTGAGTATCATGGGATCACCGATCCGCTCAACTCGCCGAAAGCCAATCCGGTTAACCATGTGGCCTACAGCTACGCCACCCATGTGGTCCTGCTCGATGAGCAGGGGCGGGTGTCCAAGGTGGTCGCCGCTCACGATGTGGGCCGGGCCATTAACCCGAAGGCGATCGAAGGCCAGATCGAGGGCGCCGTCGCCATGGGCCTCGGCTTCGCTCTCCGTGAAAAGTTCCCTCTCGAAGGCGGTATTCCGCAGGTGAAGTTCGGGACCCTGGGGTTGTTCCGTTCTACCGAGATGCCGGAGATCGAAACGATCATCGTCGAGAAAAACCCTTCGCCGCTGGCCTTCGGCGCGAAAGGGATAGGGGAGATCGCCACCATTCCCGTGGCGCCGGCTGTCGCTTCAGCCTACTACCGATCTGATCGGCAGAGGCGTTTCGATCTGCCATTGAAAGGGACGCCCTATGACAAGGGATAA